A stretch of DNA from Lotus japonicus ecotype B-129 chromosome 4, LjGifu_v1.2:
AACTGTAAAGCAGAGAGAAGGACTGCACATAAATTCCCCATGATTAATAACAAGACAGTCAGGCAGACGTAGGAACATAATTCCACAAGGACTGCACATAAAAAAGGGCTAGTAAGCTTAGTTACATGCCTTTTGCTTCAGCATTACATATTAGATGAGTATCATTTGACAAGAATGAAACTGAAATGTAgacaatataatataaattgCAGTAAAATATTctaaagaataaaaaatattccTAACCAAGAACTATTCAGCGCAATGACAATGAATGTAGAAATCCAGGGGTACACACATAGAAGCACATGTAGAAGTTACCTTTGAAAATGGCTTAAACTTAACTCCCAACTGGCCCTTGGAGAACTGTAATGAATAAAACACATGTAAGACATAAGAGATCAAAAAGGAATGAAACTTATGGCATAACACTTTGATTCTCAAGATGACTAAATCATACTTCCATATAATCACATCTGCCAGCCAGGAAAAAGCGACCTTCAGCAGCCCTGAAAACTAAAAGGAACCCACCAGACAACAGCAACCTAGGTGATCAAcctaagatatagcatgaagatcaagagacaatcactaaaccataaacaagaaacatgctttatataaaagagaatcacatagagagcataagtatcatacaaatacatcaaatcccaacaaaagagagattagctTTCCATTTtaatggatagctttacaaatagagaagaagaagaagaagaagaagaagaagaagaagaatgagaagaaccgAAACCGTCGCGATGTCTCGCCGCCGAATCTGATGCTCAAGCCTCTTATCTAGCCTCTTAAGCCTCTCTCGATATTTCTCTAGTGTTTTTCTCTGTTTGGGTTATGTTCTGATCAAGTAATCTCCTGGCCATATTTGTAAAGAAGGTTTTTATAGTGAGCTGTCACACTCTGGTCTCCCAGCGCCCTCTAATGGTCGCCCAACGCCCCATGTTTCTTCACAGGTGGGTTTTGAAACCGCCATGGCCGCCGGACGGCCTATACACTTCTGAAACTCTATTTTCTCACCAAAACATTAATCTTTTCTTGATCTAACCGTTCAAATTGAAGTTCCATGTGTTATGAACCACATATTTAAAGTTTAGCTCGATCCGACGATTAAGAATGCGGGATTCCAATTTTCTTGGAAAACTTTGAACTATCTGCATCAAAAAGTTGGGATTAGAATTGAAATTATCATAAAAACTatcataaacataaataaatactaAAATAATCAATTGAGGattaaaatgatataaattgaagcacacaagtcaaataagtgcctaaaatgatattcaaataCACGTAAAAATGACGTTTATCAACTACACTTTAAATAACATATGGGACGTTATGATCCTTAAAACCGGGAACAGACCAAAGCTGAATGATTCAGACAATGAGTTTCAGATCCTTCCCACGTCTGATGCTTTTGATATTTTCACCGAGAGAAGTCATAGAAGTTAAGGTTTTTTGGAAAACAAAGAACAACTGAAAAATAAACACGTGAAAGAAAACTTGTTAGATGATCATATTTAAATgagtatttataattttaaagatTGATTTTTTTACCCTAGTTGTATttcattgataatttttttttgaaattaaaaaatacaattaaataaagtactttcaatttcaaatttcattgatattaaaaataattttgaatttattaatttaatatctTAGTAAGATTTATATCAATTATTTTGTAATTGTATCAAtgcttttgaaatttaaaattcacTATGAGACGTTAtaatatttcaaaattcaaaataattaagggaaacaatatttttttttgtaatttcaaAATATGCAGAAAAATAGTATATTTTACATTTCGATTTTCATAGATATTTTTTTCGAAATTTGGAAATACagttataatattttttaattattttgcaATTGTATCAATTTATACCACTACTTtaggaaattattttaaaatttaaaattaattataagacattataatattttgaaattaaaaataattattagaaaaaatattttttattagatATTCAAAATTGTGCTGAAaaatagtttattttaattttctaattcCACAGTTATTTTTCCGCCattcaaaaatataataaaaagaatatattttaatttttgaattccATTGATATTAaagttaataattaaaattttgggGAAAAATGTATTAACTATCTATCTTAGTAAATATTTATATCaattattttgtaattttatcAATTTGTACCATTATTTAAAGAAATTATTTTTCTGAATTGATTTGAAGacattataatattttaaaattaaaaataattatgtgaatttattttttcaaaattcttAAATAtgcaaaaaaaatagaatattttactttttgaacatcattataattttttgaaatcaaaattacaattcaaataatatattttagggCTCTGCGTGCGGGCTTCTAGCGGTGGCACTCGTTCCTTCTGATTCTAGGCTTTGCTCTATGTTCTTGCGGCGTAGCTTCCTCTACCTTCGATCTTTTTCTCTCCTTCGTTTAGTGGCCTTCCATATTTGTGTCAAGTACGAGGTTGTGGTGTCCTTGTAGGTCCTACGAGATGTCTTTTGTAATCTCCAATTTACCTGGGATTCCTTCCCCTGCCTCTAGGTCACGGCGAGTCGACCTGGAGGATGATGGAGGTGAAAATGGGGATGCGGCAAGGGACGACGCGGTTCGGGATGGGTCTGCCTTGCCGTCGTTTACACTCTTCATTGATGGGATTTCTAAATTCGCCAATTACTATCATATTCAGGGCCTCTTTGGCCAAATCGGAAGTCTGAAGAATGTCTTTGTTCAGAAACGAAGGAGGATTAGGAGGGATTTTTGTTTTGGGTTCGTTTGTTACTCGTCCCTGAAACTGACTTCTCTTGCCATCTCCCTGTTCAATGGTGCTCTAGGGGGTCGATCATCTCTGTCGGAGGCGCTTGCGAAGTTCCCAAGGACGGGTGGGCCTAGTTAGAATGAAGTTGTGGGCATACCTCCATTTTCGTCCGCCTTGGCTGGAGGATTTGGCACGGGAAGGTCTTCGAAGGCTCACCATGATAAGGTTATTTCTACTGATGGAGAGAGGATGATCTTAGGTCTCCCTCGGGTCTCTCCTTTTCTTTGTTGCCCGCCAGCCTTCCTGTATCCAGAGACCCTCACCCCTGGGTGTCAAGACGGTGGGATCCTTCGGTTGGATTTGATGGAGGTTGCCCGACACTGTTACCAGAATTGGTTTTAGAGGCCTCTGTCCAGTCCCTTGTTGGCAGTTTGGAGGCCCCTTGCTCTCCCCCTCTTTCTGGTTGTGGTGGTGTTGGCGAGGTCTTGGCAGTTGCTAAGGAGGTCGTGGTGACGAAGTGGAGGAAAAGAGGACGGCCAAGGAAAATCCCGGCAACAGGTAAGCAGCTTGCTTTAGGATACTCGATTGAGGAGGTTGTTGAGGTACCAAGGGTCGAGGTTTAGGCAGATGAGGGCTCTTCTTTGATTCTTCCTGAAGCCTGTGGttatgatagagctttgaagaGAGCTCGTAGGGATTTTCTTTTTGTCAAGCAGCTAGGGGCTGTCCCTGTTGGGTCTGATGAGGAAGCCATTAGGGGCCTTGCAGCCACCTCATTGCTAACCACCCGAGACGCTATGGAGATCCTTAGCGGGGTTGTTTGTTTAGGCTTTTCTTTCGGGGCTTTTCTTTTGCTTTCCTTGGGTGTTTGTttctagggtttttgctggAGTTGTCTGTGTTTCCGTTTGGCATTCTCTAGTTGCTTATGGCTTTCTATGATGTTTTTGTTGGGGTTGTAGTGTTTTGGGTTTCTTTGTGTCGCTTTGCGGCCTCTAATGgtctttttgttgttgttgtatctGGGTTGTTTGTAATCCCTGCCTGAGTGTAGCTTTCAAGCTTTTGCTAATATAATTTTtcctttctaaaaaaataatatattttaattattctGTAATTATATTAACTTGTGCCATTATTATATTTCGAAATTCATGAGAAAAGTCATTAAggcattaatttttttgatcTCAAAAACATACTTGTGACATTGATTAAAATATAAGCTTggacttttttaatttttttctcacttaATTGATATTAaagttaataaataaaatgcccggagttttgtgaaaatttaataattttctatGATAGTAAATATTTAGATCAATTATTTATTGGTTGTAACAATTTTTTACCATGATTTAAcgaaattaattttgaatttcattatGAATTATgagaataaataatatttggaaaataaaaaataataatgaggataaaattgaatatttaaattccaaaaaattagaaaataaaatatgacattttaattatattatatttaatacaAAAGCCATAAAGGCATTATTAATTTGTTGCCTTTTGATCTAAAAAATATACGTGTGaaattaatcaaaatataaatttgactttaaaaaaaatctcacttaattgatattaatgttaataaataaaatgtcAAGATTTCaggtgaaaaattaatttttttttctttttgatacataaaattaatatttttctataATAGTAAAGATTTAGATCAATTATTTATTGGTTGTAACAATTTGCACCATGATTTAAAAAAGTAATTTCAAATTCCTTTATTAATTATGAGAGTAAATAATGTagagaaattaaaaattaataacgaggaaaaatttgaaattctaaaaactttagaaaataaaatatgacatcatgTACTTATAAAGAATAGTATGAGAAAGGAAGAAATGTCAAGGAAGACAAAGCATGAGGGATGACACTTATAGAAGTTACTATTTCTTAGTTACGAAAATATTTATAGTATAAGATTCTAACAACTAAAAAATAATTGCAAAACAGTAATGAGAAAAATCACACTTCCAAAAACCCTAATCACCCATACTCATAAACTAACCCTGGTTTGATTTGGGGTAAAAAATATGTTTTCACACATTAAATCCCTCAAGATTACATATTTTTAAATGGTTACTCGAATCTTAACCACCCTAATCCTCTTTTTCCGGTCCTTCAGAGTTTATTATTAAAACATGTATGGAAATTATAAGACGTGACACGTGCAACGTCCACATTGGACCACCTCGATACAGTATCATACCAGCATAATAGCCTCGGGTACGGTAAAATTTCCCAGTAAGTAACTCCATAAATAATGAAATAGAGTCCCTCATAGTTGAATTCGAAATTCAGTCTTACAACTGATTGGCAGGCGCTTTAATCTCATTTATTACTGGCACCTTAATTTCTTTAAATGCACCCGAAATGGTCATCTCTTCAATTCCTCTCCCAATGCGTTCAGATTCCTTCCTTCATTCTCCCATGATCGGATCTCCATGATATCAGCTCCTATCATCATTGCTACATCAATGGCAGCGTATTATGGACTTATAAATAGCACATAAAAATGAACTAAGATTTCAATTCACAAAAGAAAGATTGATAAACTCAAAAAACGATTTCTCTAATGGCACCCAGTACCTTACACTTATTTCATTCTTTTGTCTTCCTAGCTTTGGTTACCGCAGGTAAGTATCTTATTTAATAATGTGATAATATGAGTTAAAGTACAATTAGTACAAATGATATGTGTCATGTTATATCACTAATCTCTTCCTTCTTTCTGAATCACTGGGAGCGTAGCGCGATTGAAAATGGTGGAAGGTCAATTATGCTCACAAGTTTATACTTGTTCAGATGGCGATGTAAAATGTCATAATTTTTGCGGTGCCAAACATGATAAGAGGGTATCAGCTCAGGTTTGTGAAAACGGGTTATGCACCTGTGTTTACGAATGTTCGCCGCCCTCTCGAGGCTATCGGACATGCTTGGCTGTACATGGAAATTGCAAGACTGATATTTCTCCAAGTCCATGCATTTCAAGCTGTGCAATGTTCGCCaacaatattaaatatgattgtTACAAGGACTTATGCGTCTGTTCGTATCTTTGCTGAgttattgttttatttaattttcattactTCCTCTCAGGTTAGAGTGATAAATTCATAAACAAGTCCTTATCTTGGTACATGTCTTATTTTCCcagtgccagattctgagtattgagaatgaaaaataaattctgCTAAGGGCCTCTTGCAATTTGTTATGGATAAACTATAacaataaaatatgtttttattggAAATTTTAGATATTTTACATCTTATCCTACCTATTATCCTTGATTGAGATATTTTGTCCTTAAATTCACGTCTTAATTCCAAGTTCCACCAATAAAAATAtgacacaaaaaaaaacatgaccAGAACAATGAAAAAAATAGGTTTTTAATTGAGATGTCAAAATTATGATGTGAAGGTTCCTAGATGGGAATGCATCCTATtagttgtaaaaaaaattgactatGTCATGTTTCAACGATATATTATTAGTTTACTCTTTAATTATTAAATGCACAAAAATCAAGGATAAGATGATGAAAAAATATGATCaacttttttttgatacatcggaaaattaacagAACAAGAAATTAACTAATCCAAATAACGTCCTTCAGAAGAAGAACTTCTAGCTCCTGAGATGGTGTCTCCAGTAACCTTGAATCTGCCATGGGGAGTAACGAGCCTTGTTTTGCCAACAAGTCTGATGTTGCGTTCACGTCGCGACAACACTAATACAACTCCACTCACCAACTTCTTGACAACAAGTTTTGGATCTCTGTTAGAACCCACCCATGAACATGGTGAATTGCTCGTGCTGAGTCCCTTGCTATCTGCATAAGCTCTTGACAGTCTGAATTGCAAATTATATTCCGGACACCTCGCTCCCAAGCTAGTATAAGACCATCTCTCATAGCCAAAGCTTCTGCAAGGAATGGACTGTTGGTTGCCTCCCTATAGGTAGATATGAATCCACAAATCCATTTACCTAAAGAATCTCTAATCAGTCCTACTCCACCCATGACTTGTGCGTCTTCTTTATAGCTACCATCACTGTTCAGTTTTAAGAATCCAGCAGAAGGGGGCCGCCACCGAGCCATGAGCTGGTGATTATCATCGTGCATGAGGTCTGGTTCAAGGATTCGAATACACTCATCATGTTCCTGGCACAACTTCCGCCAAGCAGTCTCCAACGACCAAGTATATGAATCTAAAATCATGTTACAGCGTCACTTCCAAACATTCCACAATCCAACCAGAAAACGGGTTGCATTTCTCCCTATGGCATGGAATTTGATCCATTCCGCCAAGTCAAAGGTCAAAAAATTCCTCCAACTCCAAGCTCTTAGTTTTCCCCATAATTTCTTTGAAAGCGGACAGTCCCGCAGGCCATGAATCCCATCCTCCCGTGGCGCAGAACACCGGGAGCAAGCTTCAGAAGAGGCTAAGTTGCAGCCGAAGCGGTGCGAGTTAACAGGCAGAGCGTTGTTGgtaaatctgcaagtgtacaaaaACCttcgggttttaaaatatcgaaccacagggattgtgagtgagaattgtggatttaagcttaaagtttgcaagttcttaaaacagtaaaattctgaaattggttttggttgttggtAACAaaggttttgcaaaagagcaatgttaaaaatgttgaaattaacaattgatggaaaattgccttgggttgttgatgatctaatccactttagtccacctatcctatgcatgtgacatcttgatttctctcttgttgctttagcctatgtacttactagttgattcctcacaaaagtaattctcttaAATTGAAAggtaagcccaattccttgtgtacttaatcattcataagaggtttTTAAGCAtacatattcaggccaacaaaatccTACCCTCAATCTATTCCTAggagcaagcatagaaggacctattccaattcatgtccctaaatcataacaaacttccatttgattataatctaacCTATAGCaagggtgcaccaaagctaaacatgcataatggaattgaaatacaaggtaaatcaagaactcatgcatagagataggatttaacaaactaaaacttcatagaatctcttaacccaaagcaaaaaagggAACTaaccactcatggctagtgaattcatacaTAAAATGTAATaagaacctgagaaaaatacaagttggaagccttcctacagccccaaggttctcctcagctctcaaacttgacctaaaatgagtaaaaatgacTAATTcctcaaagaaattggcctaagccttatttatacacAAAATAAACGAGTCTGGGctgggcgccaattcagagcgcctgagcgctaaTTCCATGGCAGAAACCtgcctctggaaggcaattggcgcctaggcgccaattcccagcgcctgggcgccaattccaaaagcTTCAGGAAATtcaactagcgcctaggcgccaattctcagcacctaggcgctcaagctcgctggaaaagactttttggcttcttgtaactcctcttcaagcctctttaagtcctccttcaattccatgctcctTGGCCTTCTTTTTCCTTCAGTTTATGATCtcaaaacctaaccaacaagtcaaggcaAATATCCAGAGGCTCAAAGAGCTTTGTTAGCAAAAAGGACCctcaaataacataagaaaatcatgcaagtcctaaactttacttaaaatgtaagaaaagtccctataaaactacaaaattaacaaaacaaagtaaagactcaaagaaagataaaaattcatgaaacactacatgagactcaacaaaa
This window harbors:
- the LOC130713139 gene encoding uncharacterized protein LOC130713139; translation: MILDSYTWSLETAWRKLCQEHDECIRILEPDLMHDDNHQLMARWRPPSAGFLKLNSDGSYKEDAQVMGGVGLIRDSLGKWICGFISTYREATNSPFLAEALAMRDGLILAWERGVRNIICNSDCQELMQIARDSARAIHHVHGWVLTEIQNLLSRSW